The sequence ATCACCTTTTAGCTGTGAAGAAACTTCAAAGCTTAGTGgtcaatgaaaaaaatgaactctATATGAATCAGATAATGCTCCCATTGCCTTAGGGCTCTAAATACTGCATATAACTCTTGATCATAGGTACTCCACTTTTGTCGAGCTTCACTCAATTTCTCACTGAAGAAAGCCACTGGTCGTTTTTCCTGAGACAAAACAGCACCTATTCCCACTCCACTAGCATCACATTCAACCTGGAACACTTTATCAAAATCAGGCAATGCTAGAACTGGTGCAGTACATAGATTTTCCTTGATTAAATCAAAACTTTTCTCTTGCTCGAGACCCCATTGAAACTTTCCTTTCTTTAGGCAATCGGTAATAGGAGAAGTAATAGTACTGAAATCTCTTATAAATCTCCTATAGAAAGTAGCAAGACCATGAAAGCTGAGTACAATCCCTAATAGCTTTTACTTTGTCTTCGTCAACAtgaattccttcttcttcaaaaaaaaaacccaagaaGAGCAACTTATTGGTGCTGAATGTACATTTTTTCAGATTAATGTACAACTTATTCTCTTATAAAACCTGCAACACCTGTCTCACATGCTCCAAATAATCTTCTTTGGTTTTACTGTAGATcagaatatcatcaaaataaaccaccaCAAAAGAACCTGTAAACGGACGAAGAATTTGATTCATTAGCCCCATGAAAGTACTAGGGGCGTTCGACAGCCCAAATGGCATCACCAGCCACTCATACAATCCATCTTTACTCTTAAAAGCTGTCTTCCATTCATCTCCATGCCTAATTTGTATCTGATGGTATCCACTGCGAAGATCTATCTTGGAAAAGACCTTAGAACTAGTTAACTCGTCAAGCATGTCGTCCAATCGAGGAATAGGGAAACGATACTTGATAGTTATCTTGTTGATAGCTCTCCTATCTACACACATTCGCCATTGATTTTCTTTCTTAGGAACAAGAAGGACTGGTACTGCACAATGACTCATGTTCTCACAAATGAACCATTCCCTTAACAGATCTTCCATTTGTTCCCttaaaatctcattttctttaGGACTCATACGGTAATGGGGAAGGTTTGGTAAGCTTGATCCTGGAATAAGGCCAATCTGATGCTGAATGTTGCGCATAGAAGATAATTCTTGTGGTAACTCATATGCAATTAGCTCCTTGAAATCTTGCAGAATctctagtattttttttggagttGTTACTTCTTCTGTTACAACACTCATCAGCTCTTTAATCACCACCAGACAAATACAGATTCTTTTACTGTTTCACCAAGCTTTCTTTCACTATCCGTCAATATCAAGAAGTTAGAATTTTTCCTCCTTAAATTCTGGTCAAGTTGTGAAACACGAGCCATATCAATCTTGTGCCTATTCCATGAAAATATTAACATGTTATCTCTTCTTCGATATGTAACGTCATTATCATATTGCCAAGGATGACCAAATATAATATGACAAACATcctgataacaggattttcacccatggtatcaattccctatgcagttgtagtacaaagggttatcaatccaaatggttgttatgctagcagataagatgtcatcagaacaatgcaagtaaAGCCAAGCAATAATGAGGGTTTTATCTAATAACCTAAAAGACACAAAAAGGCAAATAAAACATGAATCACACAACCTAAACACATGATGCAAGCATTCGGGTGGCGGATCGAGTGGGTAATCAgataacagaaaaaaatcaagatcacAAAGATGAACAACTTGAGGGTATATACGaggctggtgatcgagtaccattTCAGGTAATGGGTCGAGTTATagataaaaaaactaaacaatcaagtacgaaagctcctaaggttGGGGTAATCGGCTCATAAGTGCTCCTGATCAATTTGGGATATCTCACAGGCCTTAagaaaatattccctagacaatgaatctttAAACCTTGCAAAAACACTCTcttgatagaaacaatcaaccttagtcacttccctacccaactctcgttggagaaacatggctaaacatgcattaaaatctgattcattattgtcagtaaacttcTTACACATCTAGAGGGGGGTATTAAACACATATTTGAGaggattttgtgagattttggaaattttagattttgagagattttaataagtttttagaTAATTTGGTAGAATTgtctattttttattgttaagaaaaaataaaattagcttgtgatttggtgagatttaaGATGATTATGAGagatttgtagaaaaaaaaaaggttgggtTTATTCACATCATCGATCCCTttatcaaaacacaaaacaaaacactatcATTGCCATGTAAAAAATGGTGGAATATCACAGGAATCTCTATTGTTAGTTAATGCTATGATCTGAATATGATCAAATGACAAAGTTTCAATTTCAAAGGCATATATATAAGTTGAGTTCCTTTGAAGAGACTTTGGTAGACAACTAAACATAAAAGTTGAGTTTCTTTCAGCATCTTCTTTGAATTTCTAATTTGTGATTTATGATGGGAGATATTTACTATACATCTGAAGACTATAGTGTATAATGGTAGCAAGCAAAGTCTGAGTAATCAAAGGCTTCTCTATATATGAAATTAGCAGAGTTTGTCAAACATATTTGCAGGTCAACCAAAGTACATGCCCTTCtcttaacaacaaaaacttgactactttttcttcttttatacacatttttatttcagGGAACGGAAATGCTAGTGCATCACTACTTCAATGTGTTTctcttaacaacaaaaaagatgaaCAAATCAATTTCTGATGTAGATTTATCAAAGCTTATCATCTGCAATTTAaatttgatccaaaaaaaatcatctgcAGTTTTGTTTCTATGAAGGCGAGAATATGACGACTACAAAGATTTTAAAATCTGGGTTTAATCCAACATTGAAAGGAAATTCCGTACATTGAACCTGTTTTTGAGAGATTGAAGAACAATATGTGAAACGATCcgatccgttttttttaataataaataataataataatactaatatactacaactagtggtcccatacccactagccacctaaccacaaccacaatcaaacagcggaaataaccaatatcaataaccaataatattccaataataaaaaaatctaataatcaaatataaccataaaccaatatccaaatcatcagaaaacatggaaccagcaacctagaaagtttctaatgatccaactctagcaacctagcaacatccaatcgagtctctagaacatcctcctcttcattgccttgattccacgataacactttgcctttacctgcaccacaaacacaaattgcaatgcatgagtattttataaacactcagtaaggcaatcctcccatctactgggctatacacacaaacagtagagacatctctaaccatcaaccaacaatcaacaaacaacaaataacagaCCAGGACTCTGCaccgaccgacaccaacatgcatcgaccgacaccacatggggatgcatcgaccgacacaagggatgcatcgaccgatgcaagttatacttgtatcgaccgacactcgcactgcatcgaccgacgcatgttcgagataacacgaaaaccctaggttttacgcaccgtcctcgcacttgcatcggccgacgcacaaagtgcatcgaccaatgcatcatgccgagcatcgtgttccctgaagcttctcgccggatctttgttcctacaactacaaaactcgatcccaagccataAGAAAGCTTCTTAACAtcccaaataaccatctaacaagcctaacaacacataaacaagcagatcagagaagctctagcttagataagccatggtcctgcacttacctttgccacagaagaatctgaacctcaaacaagcaataaaaCACTTCTAGCAAGttcctacaacgttctaagcctcagatctcaccaggaaacgccacaaacccacaaaaatcaccaagaacaccaagaacactctttctctcctttgtttctctcaaaaatggccaaagtcgactaatgGGACAAAAGaatcgacttaagggttttcctcttccctttgcccaaaacgcagcgtttcacttaagtcaaaacgcagaaaactgaacaTGCATCGACTGATACAccttctgcatcgaccgacgcaatccccaaaccgggatttcagttcgcgggtgttacaatatgaaaagaagattattatctttttgacgataagaaaaatataactgGGAGTCTGGGtcttttttcggtttttttaaGAATCCTTCAAAATAACATCTCTAGAGATGAGATTTGTTCATTGCAGTTTTTTCAAGTATAAAGGTatccaaaatctctcaaaatcagattttagtaattttagaaaagaaagtGTTAAGTTTGAATAAAAGTGGATTTGATATGACTTTTATAaattcttgattgaataacaagagattgcaaaacaccttagatctaatctcaacctctaggtctgaaaatagcattaagtaTACCAATCTagaaagttttataaaataaaaaatcaagctaagacatcctaatcgatcaagaacacatactcgcctatcccatccttagaaatcttgattcactactcagatctcatggtgaaaagcataaaaacacaaacaaatgaaagttgcattaaattaaaaataagataaaagtgaTAGAATACAGAATCGAAACTGGAAGAGTagcaaaagaagtaaaaatcaaatcctaacaaagcaagaaaaatgtgtaaatcacgctctctctctcttagaagctctcgctctcagaaaaatttgtaaaataattatatatctatattaaatatttatttttattaaatatttaaagacCGACCCGCCAACCCGCGGGCATAACCCGCTAAAACCCGCAATCCGTTTGGGCTAGGCCTGCAAGGCGAGCTTTTTTACAGGCCTAGTATTTAATATagatacataattattttatataattttaaatatatatcttttaaaagtatgtgataacacaaataaatttaatgtaaaaacacaaaaacatctataaaatcaatataaatattaattttgtttaaaattatttttaaaattattatttattaattttattttatttttttactatattatttaggCCCGCGGGCCAGCCCGCTAACCCGCTGGGCTTAGCGTGGCGGGCTTGGACATAATTTTTATGTCCGCGGGCTTAGCGGACCGGGCCGTTGCGGTCCAGAAGATAGAGAATTGCCCGCCGCGGATGGCCCAGATGGACGCGGACCGGCCCGTTTGACACCTCTATTCGTGAGTGTTTTTGGCTTGTTAGGGCGAGAAAAAGgaaggggtttatatatggaaacccctttgacctagctgcTCAGTTCTGCCCGAAGGTCTGCTCGAGGCTGTGCGAGGTTCGGGTCGTGTGGATGCTCGGATAGTgtttcgggttgttcttcctgcgcTCGGATCCTCTTCGGTTGGATcaaggttcggactgttcttctcgCACGATCACTCCTTCGGGTAAATGTTCGGGTTTTACTTCATTCTTCCCCTTTTTGGgctccaaagcacctgttttcttccaaaatgcacaaatgcaacaatgaggcaccctaaatggcctaaatgcaaattcctaaggttaaggacctaaaaatgctaaggttagagtatatataatgcaaaacatAGATGaaaaagggtgtctaaaacatgtaaattagagagttatcacatcCATGTCAAGAACATCACATAATACCTCTTCTTTGTAATGTTTTCCAATGGAGATCAGAACCTTAGAAGACAGTGTTACTCGATATCAAGAGCCTTTACTCACCCATCCTAATGCATATGGCTTCTCAAGTGGCATCGTGAGTAACTTCAAATATTCAACCAGTTTATGAGAAACTAGGTTTTCTGTGCTACCATTATCCACAATCAAGTTGCGGACTTTGTTGTTAATT comes from Camelina sativa cultivar DH55 chromosome 19, Cs, whole genome shotgun sequence and encodes:
- the LOC104768095 gene encoding uncharacterized protein LOC104768095 — encoded protein: MSVVTEEVTTPKKILEILQDFKELIAYELPQELSSMRNIQHQIGLIPGSSLPNLPHYRMSPKENEILREQMEDLLREWFICENMSHCAVPVLLVPKKENQWRMCVDRRAINKITIKYRFPIPRLDDMLDELTSSKVFSKIDLRSGYHQIQIRHGDEWKTAFKSKDGLRFIRDFSTITSPITDCLKKGKFQWGLEQEKSFDLIKENLCTAPVLALPDFDKVFQVECDASGVGIGAVLSQEKRPVAFFSEKLSEARQKWSTYDQELYAKSPFIIQHKSGALNKVSDTLSRRASLLATLTQEVVRFEFMKELYENDVEFMELWAKFNKKHPSTDFHIREGYLFKGDRLCIPCSSLREKLIRDLHGGGLSGHLGRDKTIASLEERYS